The Malus sylvestris chromosome 3, drMalSylv7.2, whole genome shotgun sequence genomic sequence TATGATGAGGCGTGTGTTGGATACTTGGGTATTTAACATCATGAGTATCTAAATGGTAACATGATTCAAGTCATGAGTCTTAGGCATAGCATGTTCTTCGCATCCAACCGAGAGCCCATTAGTAGGAAGCAATGCAATAGATAGCAGAACCAGAATGTAAGGGCTTACGGTTCTTAAATTCACCTTTATGCTGTTTTCCTGATTCTTGAATTCCTGTTGTAATATCATTATATGCCTGTGGAGTAGGAATCCATGCGTTCACAGTCTGGTCTTGACTTTCATTTCCATGTCTCCTTATCATTAGAAAATTCAAATTATGTTCACTATATCATGTTTTAGGCACCGATGTGATTTTAATGTACATTTTTTTACTTGAAACAGACATAGATGTCATATGCAGTtgaaagaaataagcactaattGGAGGACCTAATTGACGCCACTGTATATTTTATCCAGTATAAAGAGTGGTTATGTTTGACATTCTGCCTTCTGCACAAGATATATGTAGTGTCTCCGGTTAATTAAATGCTACAGATTTTGTTAGTGATTTGCTCTGTGACAATTATATTGTGTTTCACAATAAACTGTCTAATATGTTTGACCTTCTGGAAGGTTACCTTTTAATATAAGCTCGGGATAACCTCGGTTATGTGCTGCATTAAAATATATGGTATTTATGATGCCTCATGATGATGGGGGCATCAAATTCTATTTAAGCTTGTGAAGCATTTCTCTGACTGACATTTGTGTGTCTTTTGCAGATGTCCTTATGGTTGTTGGTGCTGTCTTGGTAGGGTATGCTACATGCATGCTTCAGCAGGGATATGGACCTTCTTTCTTATCGAGAACAGTATGCTTCCTATGATCTACTAATGCAGAAACATAAATTAAATGCTCGTCCTTGTTCCAGTCATGAACTTTTcccaaaatttgattcattttCATCCCATCTCAGCTAAAAAATGCATTTAAAGTAAAACACGTTATTTGGTCAAATATTTATTTCTGtccttattctttttctttactGCTTGTGCATGCTTTTGTTAGATTCTATTTTATGCAAGTTGTGTTCTTCGCTTGATGTAATGCATAACTGGTACAGCAGCCACCTTCAAAGAGTGAAATGAAAGAACATCCAAGCAGTGAAAAATCCACTCTACTGGTGGAAAGCATGAAAGAGGAACCGGGATGGCCCTCTTTTGGACAGCTCGTCAGTGATCTATCCAAACTTGGACTTGAAGCATTGGCTGGCATATTCGTTCACTTCCTCCCGTCGCGTTTTATGCCTGGTGGCTCCCAGAAAGCCCTCACACCATTAAAGGATTCTCTTAGGATGCCTGAAGACGAATCTGAGGCTCCAGTAGTTCAGAGACAAAGCGCTCCTGCTCCTCTATCTGAAACTCGACAGGCCCATACTCCCATTGCAAGTGAGAAGTATTCAGAAATGAAGCCACCAAAAATGAAGTCagctagtttcaaagatccctCTTTGCCAAGCAAGCACCGGTCTTCAAAAAGACAGGATTCTGCAGAGTTCTATGGGTCCGGTGAGGTTTCTTCTCATAGCAGGTCTAAGAGCCAGAAAGAAAGGACAAGGCATCGCCAGCGAGAAAAGACTGGAGAGGTAGTTTATGGAACTGTTGGGGCAGAAACAAAACCGGTGGATATGAAGCCAGCAGGTTATGACAATCCAAAGTTTGAAAATTACAACATGAGGAGCAGGTATGGGACTGATCGCCAGCGAGAAAAGACTGGAGAGGTAGTTTATGGAACTGTTGGGGCAGAAACAAAACCGGTGGATATTAAGCCAGCGGGTTATGACAATCCAAAGTTTGAAAATTACAACATGAGGAGCAGGTATGGGACTGATCGCCAGCGAGAAAAGGCTGGAGAGGTAGTTTATGGAACTGTTGGGGCAGAAACAAAACCGGTGGATATGAAGCCTGCGGGTTATGACAATCCAAAGTTTGAAAATTACAACATGAGGAGCAGGTATGGGACTGATAGTTCATGCCGCTTTTGATCAAACTGTGACCCGGTGAACACCCTTTGCCGGCCTGCAAATTTCAGCCATTTTTTGCCTGATCTTGAAAGTGTATCCTGTATTTCGTTTCGAGCTTAGTCTGCAACTGATTCTATGCTGCAAGTTTGTAAACAAGAATGTGTTAAGAAAAAATTACAGATGGGTGAGGATTCTACAAGTATTATCTGACATAGGACTGTTTAGTCTAGGCACCATACACTGCTTTCGTTTTGTGAGGAAGTTAATGAGAAACTGAGACGTGCAGAAATGGATTTTCTTGGTTCTTCTTTTGTCTGCATGGTAGGACAATTGCTTTCATAAAATGAGGATGCAATATTGGTCCCATCGTGTGAGAAGGATAAAACGCATGATAGTGCTTGAAATAACACCATGAGACACTACAATTACATTCACATTAGAGGTGAATTTCTCTCGCGTAATAGGGTTAGTAACTTTCCATAAGACgattttttaaactactttaATTTACGAAAGATGAGAATTTGAACTCGGATGCAATGGAACAGATATATTGTCATGAACGATTGGGCTAACTTAGATCTAGGGTAAGTAGTTAGGCTCTCGAACAAAACAAGCCCAAAATGTGGGCTCAAAACCTCTCCATGGCAATGGATTTTGGGGGTGGGAATtttgggatttgggtttgggGGTTGGAATTTTGTGATCTCGAGTTTGGGGGTGGAAATTTGGGATTGTTACCCACCCCAGATAGATAAGGTCGCAAGTGGGCTGGGGGACCCACATTTCACTAGCCAATTGAAGAGCAGATTCAGGCGGGCCTCTCGTGTCGG encodes the following:
- the LOC126615756 gene encoding uncharacterized protein LOC126615756 isoform X2, with product MRNSLFFLTLLTLTVTYSLRFQAHAAPAGPLIKHLSSLLKWTREISSKTPQSDGNVLQFEDGYLVETVLEGNDIGVIPYKIRISEDGELFVVDSVNSNIMRITPPLSQYSRGRLVAGSFQGFAGHVDGKPSDARFNHPKGVTMDDKGNVYVADTLNHAIRKIGDAGVTTIAGGKSNVAGYRDGPSEDAMFSNDFDIVYVQPTCSLLVVDRGNAALRQISLNQEDCNYQYSSISATDVLMVVGAVLVGYATCMLQQGYGPSFLSRTPPSKSEMKEHPSSEKSTLLVESMKEEPGWPSFGQLVSDLSKLGLEALAGIFVHFLPSRFMPGGSQKALTPLKDSLRMPEDESEAPVVQRQSAPAPLSETRQAHTPIASEKYSEMKPPKMKSASFKDPSLPSKHRSSKRQDSAEFYGSGEVSSHSRSKSQKERTRHRQREKTGEVVYGTVGAETKPVDMKPAGYDNPKFENYNMRSRYGTDRQREKTGEVVYGTVGAETKPVDIKPAGYDNPKFENYNMRSRYGTDRQREKAGEVVYGTVGAETKPVDMKPAGYDNPKFENYNMRSRYGTDSSCRF
- the LOC126615756 gene encoding uncharacterized protein LOC126615756 isoform X3, whose amino-acid sequence is MRNSLFFLTLLTLTVTYSLRFQAHAAPAGPLIKHLSSLLKWTREISSKTPQSDGNVLQFEDGYLVETVLEGNDIGVIPYKIRISEDGELFVVDSVNSNIMRITPPLSQYSRGRLVAGSFQGFAGHVDGKPSDARFNHPKGVTMDDKGNVYVADTLNHAIRKIGDAGVTTIAGGKSNVAGYRDGPSEDAMFSNDFDIVYVQPTCSLLVVDRGNAALRQISLNQEDCNYQYSSISATDVLMVVGAVLVGYATCMLQQGYGPSFLSRTQPPSKSEMKEHPSSEKSTLLVESMKEEPGWPSFGQLVSDLSKLGLEALAGIFVHFLPSRFMPGGSQKALTPLKDSLRMPEDESEAPVVQRQSAPAPLSETRQAHTPIASEKYSEMKPPKMKSASFKDPSLPSKHRSSKRQDSAEFYGSGEVSSHSRSKSQKERTRHRQREKTGEVVYGTVGAETKPVDMKPAGYDNPKFENYNMRSRYGTDRQREKTGEVVYGTVGAETKPVDIKPAGYDNPKFENYNMRSRYGTDSSCRF
- the LOC126615756 gene encoding uncharacterized protein LOC126615756 isoform X4 → MRNSLFFLTLLTLTVTYSLRFQAHAAPAGPLIKHLSSLLKWTREISSKTPQSDGNVLQFEDGYLVETVLEGNDIGVIPYKIRISEDGELFVVDSVNSNIMRITPPLSQYSRGRLVAGSFQGFAGHVDGKPSDARFNHPKGVTMDDKGNVYVADTLNHAIRKIGDAGVTTIAGGKSNVAGYRDGPSEDAMFSNDFDIVYVQPTCSLLVVDRGNAALRQISLNQEDCNYQYSSISATDVLMVVGAVLVGYATCMLQQGYGPSFLSRTQPPSKSEMKEHPSSEKSTLLVESMKEEPGWPSFGQLVSDLSKLGLEALAGIFVHFLPSRFMPGGSQKALTPLKDSLRMPEDESEAPVVQRQSAPAPLSETRQAHTPIASEKYSEMKPPKMKSASFKDPSLPSKHRSSKRQDSAEFYGSGEVSSHSRSKSQKERTRHRQREKTGEVVYGTVGAETKPVDMKPAGYDNPKFENYNMRSRYGTDRQREKAGEVVYGTVGAETKPVDMKPAGYDNPKFENYNMRSRYGTDSSCRF
- the LOC126615756 gene encoding uncharacterized protein LOC126615756 isoform X1, which codes for MRNSLFFLTLLTLTVTYSLRFQAHAAPAGPLIKHLSSLLKWTREISSKTPQSDGNVLQFEDGYLVETVLEGNDIGVIPYKIRISEDGELFVVDSVNSNIMRITPPLSQYSRGRLVAGSFQGFAGHVDGKPSDARFNHPKGVTMDDKGNVYVADTLNHAIRKIGDAGVTTIAGGKSNVAGYRDGPSEDAMFSNDFDIVYVQPTCSLLVVDRGNAALRQISLNQEDCNYQYSSISATDVLMVVGAVLVGYATCMLQQGYGPSFLSRTQPPSKSEMKEHPSSEKSTLLVESMKEEPGWPSFGQLVSDLSKLGLEALAGIFVHFLPSRFMPGGSQKALTPLKDSLRMPEDESEAPVVQRQSAPAPLSETRQAHTPIASEKYSEMKPPKMKSASFKDPSLPSKHRSSKRQDSAEFYGSGEVSSHSRSKSQKERTRHRQREKTGEVVYGTVGAETKPVDMKPAGYDNPKFENYNMRSRYGTDRQREKTGEVVYGTVGAETKPVDIKPAGYDNPKFENYNMRSRYGTDRQREKAGEVVYGTVGAETKPVDMKPAGYDNPKFENYNMRSRYGTDSSCRF
- the LOC126615756 gene encoding uncharacterized protein LOC126615756 isoform X5 is translated as MRNSLFFLTLLTLTVTYSLRFQAHAAPAGPLIKHLSSLLKWTREISSKTPQSDGNVLQFEDGYLVETVLEGNDIGVIPYKIRISEDGELFVVDSVNSNIMRITPPLSQYSRGRLVAGSFQGFAGHVDGKPSDARFNHPKGVTMDDKGNVYVADTLNHAIRKIGDAGVTTIAGGKSNVAGYRDGPSEDAMFSNDFDIVYVQPTCSLLVVDRGNAALRQISLNQEDCNYQYSSISATDVLMVVGAVLVGYATCMLQQGYGPSFLSRTQPPSKSEMKEHPSSEKSTLLVESMKEEPGWPSFGQLVSDLSKLGLEALAGIFVHFLPSRFMPGGSQKALTPLKDSLRMPEDESEAPVVQRQSAPAPLSETRQAHTPIASEKYSEMKPPKMKSASFKDPSLPSKHRSSKRQDSAEFYGSGEVSSHSRSKSQKERTRHRQREKTGEVVYGTVGAETKPVDMKPAGYDNPKFENYNMRSRYGTDSSCRF